One Amorphoplanes digitatis genomic window carries:
- the fgd gene encoding glucose-6-phosphate dehydrogenase (coenzyme-F420), producing the protein MIRFGYKASAEQFAPRELLGYGVQAERLGFDSVFVSDHLQPWRHDGGHAPAALPWLGALAAGTERVLLGTSVLTPTFRYHPAVVAQAFATLGCLAPGRVILGVGSGESLNEVPLGLAWPDGKERFARLKEAVTLIRRLWTEDRVTFEGAFYRTEVATIYDKPEQPVPIYIGASGPAATRLAGRIADGFITTSGKGRELYTETLLPAVREGAEKADRPLDDLDLMIEVKVSFDPDLEKARNDTHYWGALALSPEEKTGVEDPIEMQRRADALSVDRTVTRWIVSSDPDEHAAKVAEYLEMGFKHLVFHAPGPDQDRFLHVYGEEILPRLRDRAKNL; encoded by the coding sequence ATGATTCGGTTCGGCTACAAGGCATCGGCGGAGCAGTTCGCCCCGCGCGAGTTGCTCGGCTACGGCGTTCAGGCGGAGCGGCTGGGCTTCGACTCGGTCTTCGTCAGCGACCACCTCCAGCCCTGGCGGCACGACGGCGGGCACGCGCCCGCGGCGCTGCCCTGGCTCGGCGCGCTCGCGGCGGGCACCGAGCGGGTGCTGCTCGGCACGAGCGTGCTCACACCGACCTTCCGCTACCACCCCGCCGTCGTCGCGCAGGCGTTCGCCACCCTCGGCTGCCTCGCGCCCGGCCGGGTCATCCTCGGCGTCGGCTCGGGTGAGTCGCTCAACGAGGTCCCGCTCGGCCTGGCCTGGCCCGACGGCAAGGAGCGCTTCGCCCGCCTCAAGGAGGCGGTCACCCTCATCCGCCGGCTCTGGACCGAGGACCGCGTGACCTTCGAGGGCGCGTTCTACCGCACCGAGGTCGCCACGATCTATGACAAGCCCGAGCAGCCGGTGCCGATCTACATCGGCGCGTCCGGCCCGGCCGCGACCCGCCTCGCCGGTCGCATCGCCGACGGCTTCATCACCACCAGCGGCAAGGGCCGCGAGCTGTACACCGAGACGCTGCTCCCGGCCGTACGGGAGGGTGCGGAGAAGGCGGACCGCCCGCTGGACGATCTCGACCTGATGATCGAGGTGAAGGTCTCGTTCGACCCGGACCTGGAGAAGGCGCGCAACGACACCCACTACTGGGGTGCGCTGGCGCTCTCGCCGGAGGAGAAGACCGGCGTCGAGGACCCGATCGAGATGCAGCGCCGCGCGGACGCGCTGTCGGTCGACCGCACGGTGACCCGCTGGATCGTCTCGTCCGACCCGGACGAGCACGCGGCGAAGGTGGCCGAGTACCTCGAGATGGGCTTCAAGCACCTGGTCTTCCACGCGCCGGGCCCGGACCAGGACCGCTTCCTGCACGTGTACGGCGAGGAGATCCTGCCCCGGCTCCGTGACCGTGCGAAGAACCTCTAG
- a CDS encoding glycosyltransferase family 2 protein: protein MPPAPSPTVTVVIPALNEEHNLPLILENLPPVHEVVVVDGRSQDDTVAVAREVRPDVVVIRQTRSGKGNALVCGFAASTGDIVVTLNADGSADPGEIYRFVDALLSGAEAAHGSRFRPGGDHRDGGALVRAAHFVLSRAVNLFFGTRFTDLTCGYDAYWRELIPALELPSPEVRGPRRGLAWGEGPEIDTLTTIRMATQGLRVVEVATVGYPRIHGDRQRRLLPAALRALRTAGSEYVRRWRIGHRPEPRHHQTARYDPAPAPAPFVRADEPTGRHAARPPASPARDRATRRGAGSRRPDLTVIRGEGRDERSGPSHLRAVPGENYYG from the coding sequence ATGCCTCCCGCGCCGTCCCCCACCGTGACCGTTGTCATCCCCGCACTCAACGAGGAGCACAACCTGCCCCTCATCCTGGAGAACCTGCCGCCCGTCCACGAGGTCGTCGTGGTCGACGGCCGCTCGCAGGACGACACCGTCGCTGTCGCCCGCGAGGTCCGCCCCGACGTGGTCGTGATCCGGCAGACCCGCTCCGGCAAGGGCAACGCGCTGGTCTGCGGCTTCGCCGCGAGCACCGGCGACATCGTCGTCACCCTCAACGCCGACGGCTCCGCCGACCCCGGCGAGATCTACCGCTTCGTCGACGCCCTGCTCTCCGGCGCCGAGGCCGCGCACGGCTCCCGCTTCCGGCCCGGCGGCGATCACCGCGACGGCGGCGCGCTGGTGCGCGCCGCGCACTTCGTGCTGAGCCGCGCGGTGAACCTCTTCTTCGGCACCCGCTTCACCGACCTCACCTGCGGCTACGACGCCTACTGGCGCGAGCTGATCCCGGCGCTCGAGCTGCCCTCCCCCGAGGTGCGCGGCCCCCGGCGCGGCCTCGCCTGGGGCGAGGGACCCGAGATCGACACCCTGACCACGATCCGGATGGCGACGCAGGGGCTGCGGGTGGTGGAGGTGGCCACCGTCGGCTACCCGCGAATACACGGCGACCGGCAGCGCCGGCTGCTCCCGGCCGCGCTGCGCGCGCTGCGCACCGCCGGCTCGGAGTACGTGCGCCGGTGGCGGATCGGCCACCGACCGGAACCGCGGCACCACCAGACCGCCCGCTACGACCCGGCGCCGGCGCCGGCCCCGTTCGTCCGCGCCGACGAGCCGACCGGGCGCCACGCCGCCCGCCCTCCCGCGTCGCCGGCCCGGGACCGTGCCACCCGGCGCGGCGCTGGCTCACGCCGCCCCGACCTCACCGTCATCCGCGGTGAGGGCCGGGACGAGCGCAGCGGCCCGTCACACCTGCGCGCCGTACCCGGCGAGAACTACTACGGGTAA
- a CDS encoding HAD family hydrolase yields MGGVRAVVFDLDGVIIDTEEVWEEVRRGYVAERGRRFLPDSQGRMMGMSTPEWSTHLSADLGVPRTPREVAADVLDRMAARYREDLPLIPGSVEAVRRIAGHFPVALASSSARILIDQVLETAGLTDTFRVTLSTEEVPRGKPAPDVYLAAVERLGLTPEVCAAVEDSSNGLRSAAAAGLAVIAVPHGVYPPAEDALALASLVIDGLDELTVEAVGKLR; encoded by the coding sequence ATGGGTGGGGTGCGGGCTGTGGTCTTCGACCTGGACGGCGTCATCATCGACACCGAGGAGGTCTGGGAGGAGGTGCGCCGCGGCTACGTGGCCGAGCGCGGCCGGCGTTTCCTGCCCGACAGCCAGGGCCGGATGATGGGCATGAGCACGCCCGAGTGGTCCACACACCTCAGTGCGGACCTGGGCGTGCCGCGCACCCCGCGCGAGGTCGCCGCGGACGTGCTCGACCGGATGGCCGCGCGCTACCGCGAGGACCTGCCGCTGATCCCGGGCTCGGTCGAGGCGGTCCGGCGGATCGCCGGGCACTTCCCGGTTGCCCTGGCCAGCTCGTCCGCGCGGATCCTCATCGACCAGGTGCTCGAGACGGCCGGGCTCACCGACACGTTCCGGGTGACGCTGTCCACCGAGGAGGTGCCGCGCGGCAAGCCCGCGCCGGACGTGTACCTGGCCGCGGTCGAGCGCCTCGGGCTGACCCCGGAGGTCTGCGCGGCCGTCGAGGACTCCAGCAACGGCCTGCGCTCGGCCGCCGCGGCCGGGCTCGCGGTCATCGCGGTGCCGCACGGGGTCTACCCGCCCGCCGAGGACGCGCTGGCGCTGGCGAGCCTGGTCATCGACGGCCTGGACGAGCTGACCGTCGAGGCGGTCGGCAAGCTGCGCTGA